The sequence TAATATGGGGAGCAATGGGAGCTAAGAGAATAAGAATTCTCTCCAAGGCCTCTCGACCGACTTCAGGATTGGCCGTCGGCTGTTCCTTGTAAATATACAAAGCATTAACCCATTCCATAATAGTACTAATTGCCGTATTGAAATTATACCGCTTCCCAATGTCAGTGGTTACCCTCTGAATAGCCAAATGAGTTTGGCGGCGCATTTCTTTGCCGGCGGCATCTAAATCAGCCCATTTACCCGCTGAATCAGAGGATTCGGATCCCGCACCGGAAGTTTTCCTTAAAAGAGGTTCGTATTGAGCAACCAGCCGCCAAATTCGATTCAGGAATCGATAACAACCTTCAACCCCTTGGTCACTCCACTCCAGATCTCTTTCAGGCGGTGCAGCGAACAGGATAAATAGTCGAGCAGTGTCTGCCCCATATTTCCCGATGATCGCCCCTGGGCTAACCACATTTCCCTTGGACTTAGACATTTTAGAGCCATTCATACAGACCATGCCTTGAGTCAAGAGATTTTGGAAAGGTTCATCCGCTTCCAAATAACCAAAATCCCGTAAGCCCTTTGTAAAGAAGCGTGCATAGAGAAGATGCAGAATCGCATGTTCTACCCCGCCCACATATTGATCCACATTCATCCACTGATTAACAGCATTTTTCGAGAAGACTTCCTGATCATTACGGGGATCAGTATAACGCAGGAAATACCAGGAGGAACAGGCGAAGGTATCCATCGTATCTGTTTCACGCCGAGCAGCACCGCCACACTTAGGGCAAGTAGTCTCTATAAAGGAAGAAGAGGTAGCCAAGGGATTTTCTCCTGATTTAAAGACCACGTCCGGTGGCAGCATGACGGGCAGCTGTTCATCAGGAACCGGTACAATTCCACAAGAGTCACAATAAATCATCGGAATCGGTGCACCCCAGTAACGTTGCCGTGAAATCAGCCAATCCCGCAGCCGGAAATTAACCTTCCGTTGACCAATACCCTGACGCTCAGCTTCATCGGCAATCTTTTCCAAAGCCTCTTCGCTGCCCAGGCCATCGAAAGCATCAGAATTTACCATAACCCCTTCCCCTGAATAAACAGCTTTCGGAGGTTGATCCTTCTCGACCGGCGAACTTCCCAGTGCTGAAATAACCGTTTTAATCTCCAGCTTATACTTGGTGGCAAATTCGAAGTCCCTTTCATCATGGGCCGGTACGCCCATGACTGCACCGGTTCCGTATTCGAGAAGTACATAATTGGCAATCCAAATCGGGACTTTCTTTCCGCTTAGAGGATTTAGGCAATAGGCTCCGGTAAATAGCCCTTCCTTTTCCGCATCCGTTGAGGTTCGGGCAATCTCATTGAGACCTTTCATTTTCTCAATAAAGGCCACAGTCTCAGCTTCATACTCCGTCCCCTTCACCAACTCCAGAACCAGGGGATGTTCAGGGGCTAAGACCACATAGCTAACCCCATATATAGTATCAATGCGGGTGGTATAGACAGAGATCTTTTCCGGTCGCTCTTCTAAAGGAAATTTTAACTCTACGCCTTCAGACCGACCAATCCAATTGCGTTGCATAGTTTTAACCTTTTCAGGCCAACCAGGCAACTTATCTAGATCTTGAAGCAAAACCTCAGCATAATCCGTAATTTTGAAAAACCACTGTTCAAGACTCTTTTTAGTAACCAGACTGTCACACCGCTCACATCCTCCATCCACAACTTGTTCATTAGCAAGCACTGTGGCACAGGAAGGACACCAGTTAACATCGGCCTTTTTCTTATAGACCAAGCCATGTTTATAGAACTCTAAAAACAACCACTGAGTCCATTTATAATAGCCCGGATGGCAAGTGGCCACTTCTCGATCCCAATCGTAGGAAATCCCCATTTCTTGAAGCTGGCGCCGCATATTGGCTATGTTCTTCCAGGTCCAGTCCGCAGGAGGAGTCTGATTCTTAATGGCAGCATTTTCTGCCGGCAAACCAAAGGCATCCCAGCCGATGGGATGAAGAACATTATGCCCAGTCATTCTTTTATAGCGAGCAATTACATCTGCGATAGAATAATTGCGTACATGCCCCATGTGTAAATCTCCCGAAGGATAAGGAAACATAGCCAAAGCATAGTATTTTGGTTTTGTAGAATTTTCCTCAGTTCGATAGGCTTTGCTATCCACCCATTCTTTCTGCCACTTCGATTCAATCTCCGGAAACGAATACCTCTCTTGCATAAAACTTTCCCCCTTAGAAAAATAAGTTCCCATATATTCTCTCTTAATTATGTACTATTAAAACAACGACTCTAAAAATCAACCAAGTCTTCATGAAAACGGTAAAAAATCTCCCGTCCCTCAAGGGACGAGAGATCTACTCCCGTGGTACCACCCAATTTTAAATAGTCCTCGAAAGATTATAACGGCTCACACCGGTGTTCATTGTAACCTGAACACAGCTCCAGGGCGAGTTCCCATAGTCACCAACAACGGCTTGCACCTTCCGCCGCTTCTCTAAAGAGGATCCTAAAGTACTATTCCCTATCCCAGCAATTCTTTGTATCATTTTAACTTAATGCTCCATCGGAGTTCCCGACAAAACTTCCGCATCCTTCCAGAGACGCTCAAGCTTATAAAATTCCCTTTGATCCGGAGTCATAACGTGAATTACTAAATCCCCGCCACAATCCATTAGCACCCAATTAGCCATAG comes from Desulfosporosinus meridiei DSM 13257 and encodes:
- the leuS gene encoding leucine--tRNA ligase, which translates into the protein MQERYSFPEIESKWQKEWVDSKAYRTEENSTKPKYYALAMFPYPSGDLHMGHVRNYSIADVIARYKRMTGHNVLHPIGWDAFGLPAENAAIKNQTPPADWTWKNIANMRRQLQEMGISYDWDREVATCHPGYYKWTQWLFLEFYKHGLVYKKKADVNWCPSCATVLANEQVVDGGCERCDSLVTKKSLEQWFFKITDYAEVLLQDLDKLPGWPEKVKTMQRNWIGRSEGVELKFPLEERPEKISVYTTRIDTIYGVSYVVLAPEHPLVLELVKGTEYEAETVAFIEKMKGLNEIARTSTDAEKEGLFTGAYCLNPLSGKKVPIWIANYVLLEYGTGAVMGVPAHDERDFEFATKYKLEIKTVISALGSSPVEKDQPPKAVYSGEGVMVNSDAFDGLGSEEALEKIADEAERQGIGQRKVNFRLRDWLISRQRYWGAPIPMIYCDSCGIVPVPDEQLPVMLPPDVVFKSGENPLATSSSFIETTCPKCGGAARRETDTMDTFACSSWYFLRYTDPRNDQEVFSKNAVNQWMNVDQYVGGVEHAILHLLYARFFTKGLRDFGYLEADEPFQNLLTQGMVCMNGSKMSKSKGNVVSPGAIIGKYGADTARLFILFAAPPERDLEWSDQGVEGCYRFLNRIWRLVAQYEPLLRKTSGAGSESSDSAGKWADLDAAGKEMRRQTHLAIQRVTTDIGKRYNFNTAISTIMEWVNALYIYKEQPTANPEVGREALERILILLAPIAPHITEELWRELGHTESIHLQSWPEVDEAALVQDEVTVILQVNGKVRERIQVAADISAPELEKLVLAQPKVTEWTDGKTIVKVITVPGKLVNIVVK